A section of the Chloroflexota bacterium genome encodes:
- a CDS encoding HAD-IA family hydrolase has translation MTQPAGTARPTAVCFDGFGTLFRLGDGDPARAVCDLLRGLGYRGGVAAVAAGLRAEFSYYRSHHKYVGDAGQLADLQRRCGQIVLDALGDEAAGMSPLEVGRAIAASFPPRLYPETRGALERARRAGLVTGVLSNYSFLLEATLRELEVDELFDFKVVSGLEGVAKPDPQIFALARRRAGVGDGPIAHIGDSHPEDYLGAERAGFRAVLLDRSGSEPPAATATATDLNGALDLFL, from the coding sequence ATGACCCAGCCTGCGGGAACCGCGCGGCCGACGGCAGTCTGCTTTGACGGGTTCGGGACACTGTTCCGGCTCGGCGACGGCGATCCTGCGCGCGCCGTGTGCGACCTCCTGCGCGGGCTGGGGTACCGCGGCGGCGTGGCGGCGGTGGCGGCCGGACTCCGCGCCGAGTTTTCCTACTACCGATCGCACCACAAGTACGTAGGCGACGCCGGCCAGCTGGCAGACCTGCAGCGGCGCTGCGGACAGATCGTTCTGGATGCACTCGGCGACGAGGCGGCCGGGATGTCCCCGCTGGAGGTGGGCCGGGCGATCGCGGCCAGCTTCCCGCCGCGACTCTATCCGGAGACGCGCGGCGCATTGGAGCGCGCCCGCCGCGCCGGCTTGGTCACCGGAGTGCTGTCCAACTACTCATTCCTGCTGGAAGCAACACTGCGCGAGCTGGAAGTCGACGAACTCTTTGATTTCAAGGTGGTGTCGGGCCTGGAGGGCGTCGCCAAACCGGATCCGCAGATCTTTGCCCTCGCCCGCAGGCGGGCCGGCGTCGGAGATGGCCCGATCGCTCACATCGGCGATTCGCACCCCGAGGACTACTTGGGTGCCGAGCGGGCCGGATTCCGGGCGGTGCTGCTCGACCGTTCGGGCTCGGAACCGCCGGCGGCGACGGCAACGGCCACGGACTTAAACGGCGCCCTGGACCTTTTTCTCTAG
- a CDS encoding 6,7-dimethyl-8-ribityllumazine synthase, giving the protein MALRGKIAVAVTDYHRRYTDKLLAGVRAGLGDGDPGFVLVEVEVFRAPGSFELPLLAKKLAASHAYAAVICLGCIIRSDTPHFDYVAAECSRGIMQAGLDTGVPVIFGVLTLDNEQQAIDRTHDDETNRGFEAAKAALMMIKTLNAGSKDHFTGHGWDH; this is encoded by the coding sequence ATGGCCCTGCGCGGCAAGATCGCCGTTGCGGTAACCGATTACCACCGCCGCTACACCGACAAACTGCTGGCCGGCGTGCGCGCCGGCCTGGGCGACGGCGATCCGGGATTCGTACTGGTCGAGGTCGAGGTCTTCCGTGCACCGGGATCGTTTGAGCTGCCGCTGCTGGCCAAGAAGCTGGCCGCCAGCCACGCCTACGCGGCGGTGATCTGCCTGGGCTGCATCATCCGATCCGACACGCCGCACTTCGATTACGTAGCTGCCGAGTGTTCGCGCGGGATCATGCAGGCGGGGCTCGACACTGGCGTGCCGGTGATATTCGGAGTCTTGACCCTGGACAACGAACAGCAGGCGATCGACCGCACCCACGACGACGAGACCAATCGCGGATTCGAGGCCGCCAAGGCCGCCCTGATGATGATCAAGACGCTAAACGCCGGTTCCAAAGACCACTTCACCGGCCACGGCTGGGACCACTAG
- a CDS encoding carbohydrate ABC transporter permease, whose product MRRRRRTVDALVYVGLFIAFVWSVLPMYLVLTTSVKVQSDAFSLTPKLLFFRFTIEHYQDVIGGVHQNFLRFFVNSIIVSIGSVIVALVVSIPAGYVLARFDFRGKRAFGFFLLLPRAIPPIAMLLPFFFLWTRLGLMDTLQGLVLIYVQLNLSIGVWMLREFIAEIPRELEEAALVDGCTRFQLIWRIVLPLAAPGIAATAILLLIFSWNEFLFAFSVAGAKARTAPVSVFNFVGVEEVLWGQLHAAGTMVVLPVILFALLVQRRMAAGLTAGAVTG is encoded by the coding sequence ATGCGCCGTAGACGCCGAACCGTCGACGCCTTGGTTTACGTCGGGCTCTTCATCGCTTTCGTATGGTCGGTGCTGCCCATGTACCTGGTACTGACCACCTCGGTCAAGGTGCAGTCCGACGCCTTCTCGCTCACCCCCAAGCTCCTGTTTTTCCGGTTCACGATCGAGCACTACCAAGACGTGATCGGCGGGGTCCACCAGAACTTTCTGCGGTTCTTCGTGAACTCGATCATCGTTTCGATCGGGTCGGTGATCGTGGCGCTGGTAGTCTCGATTCCGGCCGGTTACGTATTGGCGCGATTTGATTTCCGCGGCAAACGCGCGTTCGGATTCTTCCTGCTGCTGCCGCGGGCGATTCCGCCGATCGCGATGCTGCTGCCATTCTTTTTCCTCTGGACCCGGCTCGGGCTCATGGACACCCTCCAGGGCCTGGTGCTCATCTACGTCCAGCTCAATCTATCGATCGGGGTCTGGATGCTGCGCGAGTTCATTGCCGAGATTCCCCGCGAGCTGGAGGAAGCGGCCCTGGTCGATGGCTGCACGCGGTTCCAGTTGATCTGGCGGATCGTGTTGCCGCTTGCGGCGCCGGGAATCGCCGCTACCGCGATCCTGCTGCTGATCTTTTCCTGGAACGAGTTCCTGTTTGCGTTTTCGGTGGCTGGCGCCAAGGCTCGCACCGCCCCGGTCAGCGTGTTCAATTTCGTAGGCGTCGAGGAAGTGCTTTGGGGTCAGCTGCACGCGGCGGGCACGATGGTGGTCCTGCCGGTCATCCTCTTCGCCCTGCTTGTGCAACGGCGGATGGCCGCCGGGTTGACCGCCGGAGCCGTCACCGGGTAA
- a CDS encoding glycosyltransferase family 4 protein, which produces MPLIGLNATCMHSRPGFRNSGVSIYARNLIKALLEEPDPEHEYVVFCNADFDPASLPALARARLIFSPAPGDSPWRRVAWEQSGLALAAEESQIEVLHGLLNVSPLLSGCRQVVTVHDLTYLTTPGAHPWRRRVWLGVAGRWSLRRAAAVLVDSASTGRDLVEFQNADPDRLVVAYPGLDPDLRGAVDSRSLERFRLREDVPERFLLYLGTIEPRKNLDRLIAAFARLVGRGYPGRLVIAGGAGWGGVDVRGLAGDAGVADRLLLPGYVSESDKPLWYSSAEGFVYPSAYEGFGLPVLEAMACGTPVAAADNSSLPEVVGDAGLLFDPNNIDSMVAALEKICSNSNPIQSLSRKGRRRAREFTWAETARCARRAYRMALSS; this is translated from the coding sequence ATGCCGCTGATCGGACTCAACGCGACCTGCATGCACTCGCGGCCCGGCTTTCGCAACAGCGGGGTCAGCATTTACGCCCGCAACCTGATCAAGGCGCTGCTCGAGGAGCCCGACCCCGAGCACGAATACGTAGTCTTCTGCAACGCCGACTTCGATCCCGCCAGCCTGCCCGCGCTGGCCCGCGCACGGCTCATCTTCTCGCCCGCTCCGGGCGACAGCCCCTGGCGGCGGGTCGCCTGGGAACAGTCGGGACTGGCGCTGGCCGCCGAGGAATCGCAAATAGAAGTCCTGCACGGCTTGCTGAACGTCTCTCCGCTGCTTTCTGGTTGTCGCCAGGTCGTAACCGTCCACGACCTGACCTACCTGACAACCCCGGGGGCCCATCCCTGGCGGCGGCGCGTCTGGCTGGGCGTGGCCGGCCGCTGGTCGCTGCGCCGCGCGGCCGCAGTGCTGGTCGATTCGGCATCCACCGGTCGGGACCTAGTGGAATTCCAGAATGCCGATCCGGACCGCTTGGTGGTCGCCTATCCGGGGCTCGACCCGGACCTGCGCGGCGCGGTGGATTCCCGGTCCCTGGAACGGTTCCGGCTCCGGGAGGATGTCCCCGAACGGTTTCTGCTCTACCTGGGAACGATCGAGCCGCGCAAGAACCTCGACCGCCTGATCGCGGCGTTCGCGCGGCTGGTCGGGCGCGGCTACCCGGGCAGGCTGGTCATCGCCGGCGGGGCCGGCTGGGGCGGAGTGGACGTACGCGGTTTGGCCGGGGACGCGGGCGTGGCCGACCGCCTGCTGCTGCCCGGATATGTCTCCGAATCCGACAAACCGCTCTGGTATTCATCCGCCGAAGGGTTCGTCTACCCGTCGGCTTACGAGGGTTTCGGGCTGCCGGTGCTGGAGGCCATGGCCTGCGGCACCCCGGTTGCGGCAGCCGACAACTCTTCCCTGCCCGAAGTCGTCGGCGACGCCGGATTGCTATTCGACCCCAATAACATTGATTCGATGGTGGCCGCGCTCGAGAAAATTTGCAGCAATTCAAATCCGATCCAGTCGCTGAGCCGGAAAGGCCGACGGCGAGCCCGGGAGTTCACCTGGGCGGAGACCGCGCGCTGTGCCCGTCGGGCCTATCGGATGGCCCTGAGCAGCTAG
- a CDS encoding extracellular solute-binding protein, translated as MSRGRISRRRFLGTGMVAGTAAILAACGETVEVERIVTQVVEKEVEVIKEVTVEVEIPVERLVEVQVVQEVEGPQDVSYEAANVDWRKYAGQEINVLGVNGFVTQWQQGLLPEFEQITGIKVNYELLGETQLFDKTNLELTSRSANYDLFWSACFNIPRWLSGGLIQDLSGYLNDPDHTDIEWYDFGDIHPSVRGAVTAGDEIGAVPFDAVSHANFFRVDKFEEAGIQDPPDTMDELEETAAKLYDPENDFYGISLRGGFLQIMYPAFPYTYGGGYLDDEWRSIINSPESLAGTQKYVDLVTKYGPPGSSTKIWKDVLEDFRGGLSGMLPDTFGFTPGFEDVNASKIIGTVGAHYMPGVTKDEYGEHGFWTWTVTMNNFSEKKDPAWLYMQWASSRLTALRFALLRWVTARNWVTQQSVWQDVVKDKNFGQWPVVFGHGISTARPDYLVTSVNGRPIPEAQDVLRIQGIELSSMVAGEKTVEEGSNSSFEQVNNLMTQAGYYS; from the coding sequence ATGAGCAGGGGAAGAATTAGCCGGCGCCGGTTCCTTGGTACCGGGATGGTCGCCGGGACGGCGGCGATCCTGGCTGCCTGCGGTGAGACGGTAGAGGTCGAACGCATCGTCACTCAGGTGGTCGAAAAAGAGGTCGAGGTCATCAAAGAGGTGACCGTAGAGGTTGAAATCCCGGTCGAGCGGTTGGTGGAAGTCCAGGTCGTTCAGGAAGTGGAGGGCCCGCAGGACGTCTCCTACGAAGCCGCCAACGTCGACTGGCGCAAGTACGCCGGACAGGAAATCAACGTCCTCGGTGTAAACGGATTTGTGACCCAATGGCAGCAGGGTCTTTTGCCGGAATTTGAGCAGATTACCGGAATCAAGGTCAATTACGAGCTGCTCGGGGAAACCCAGCTGTTTGACAAGACCAACCTGGAGTTGACCTCGCGATCGGCCAATTACGACCTGTTCTGGTCGGCATGTTTCAACATCCCGCGCTGGCTTTCCGGTGGACTGATCCAGGACCTAAGCGGCTACCTGAACGATCCCGATCACACCGATATCGAGTGGTACGACTTCGGCGACATCCATCCATCGGTCAGGGGCGCGGTCACGGCGGGCGACGAAATCGGCGCGGTACCGTTCGACGCCGTCTCGCACGCAAACTTTTTCCGGGTCGACAAATTCGAGGAAGCCGGTATCCAGGATCCGCCGGACACGATGGATGAATTGGAAGAGACCGCAGCCAAGCTGTACGACCCGGAGAACGATTTCTACGGTATATCGCTGCGCGGCGGGTTCCTGCAAATCATGTACCCGGCGTTCCCCTACACCTACGGGGGCGGGTACCTGGACGACGAGTGGAGATCAATCATCAACTCCCCCGAGAGTCTGGCCGGGACCCAGAAGTACGTCGACCTGGTGACCAAATACGGACCGCCCGGGTCTTCAACCAAGATTTGGAAGGACGTGCTCGAGGACTTCCGCGGCGGTCTCTCCGGCATGCTGCCGGACACGTTCGGTTTCACGCCGGGCTTTGAGGACGTAAACGCTTCCAAAATCATCGGAACCGTAGGCGCCCACTACATGCCCGGAGTGACCAAGGACGAATACGGCGAGCACGGTTTTTGGACCTGGACCGTGACGATGAACAACTTCTCGGAAAAGAAGGACCCTGCCTGGCTCTACATGCAGTGGGCCAGCTCCCGTCTGACCGCGCTGCGCTTCGCGCTCTTGCGGTGGGTCACGGCCCGCAACTGGGTTACCCAGCAGAGCGTCTGGCAGGACGTGGTCAAGGACAAGAACTTCGGCCAGTGGCCGGTGGTGTTCGGACACGGAATCTCGACCGCTCGCCCGGACTACCTGGTCACATCGGTTAACGGGCGCCCGATCCCCGAAGCCCAGGACGTCCTGCGGATCCAGGGCATCGAGCTATCGTCGATGGTTGCCGGCGAGAAAACGGTCGAAGAAGGATCCAATTCGTCCTTCGAGCAGGTCAACAACCTGATGACGCAAGCCGGCTACTACTCCTAG
- a CDS encoding sugar ABC transporter permease, which translates to MNWFRVRNLSIGLGLSPALVVLVVLTLTPMLLNLYLAFTFWRGGVEDPRWVGLNNFQFLLNDPNFINSVVRSATFTFGSVAFQLVLGLLIAIMLTRRLRGSAFFRVALLMPMVMTPVVSALTFKTLIYDPNWGLTGYAFDVLGFGRIAPLSDVNLAIVSVILVDIWHWTPFMTITIFAGLLSIPDEPLEAAAIDGANAWQRFRYVILPMVMPVLLVVTMLRMLDAFRTFDMIYVMTQGGPGRVTMTLPIFIYETMFSFSNFGGAAAVGLAMTLFSFVLIAIFTRALAASRGTAY; encoded by the coding sequence ATGAACTGGTTTCGGGTCCGAAACCTTTCGATCGGGCTTGGCCTTTCGCCGGCCCTGGTCGTTCTGGTGGTGCTTACCCTGACGCCCATGCTGCTCAACCTCTATTTGGCGTTCACGTTCTGGCGCGGCGGGGTGGAGGATCCGCGCTGGGTCGGACTGAACAACTTCCAGTTCCTGCTCAACGATCCCAACTTCATCAACTCGGTAGTGCGCTCGGCCACATTCACCTTCGGGTCGGTTGCGTTCCAGCTAGTTCTGGGACTATTGATCGCCATCATGCTCACCCGTCGCCTGCGTGGCAGCGCGTTCTTCCGGGTAGCCCTCCTGATGCCGATGGTCATGACGCCGGTGGTCTCGGCGCTGACCTTCAAGACTTTGATCTATGACCCGAATTGGGGCCTTACCGGCTACGCGTTCGACGTGCTGGGATTCGGGCGCATCGCCCCCTTGAGCGACGTTAACCTGGCCATCGTCAGCGTGATACTTGTCGACATCTGGCATTGGACACCGTTCATGACGATCACGATCTTCGCCGGTCTGCTCTCAATCCCAGACGAGCCGCTGGAGGCGGCCGCCATCGACGGTGCCAACGCCTGGCAGAGGTTCCGCTACGTGATCCTGCCGATGGTCATGCCGGTCCTGCTGGTCGTAACTATGCTGCGGATGCTGGACGCGTTCCGCACCTTCGACATGATTTACGTAATGACCCAGGGCGGTCCGGGCCGGGTGACGATGACTTTGCCGATATTCATCTACGAGACGATGTTCTCGTTCTCGAATTTCGGAGGGGCGGCCGCCGTCGGCCTGGCGATGACGCTTTTCTCGTTTGTTCTGATCGCGATCTTCACCAGGGCCCTGGCCGCGAGCCGGGGGACGGCGTACTGA
- a CDS encoding phosphatase, with translation MHCESVRRPRISKESIEPVDHFWAIPGRLGGGSHPARRGELAERLEVLAGLGFGAVITLTEEGLDAAALNDAGLDWLHLPIVDSGAPTRDQMNRATRFVEESNRAGKAVFAHCFAGYGRTGVVVAGLMIAGGEEPRAAIDRVRRLRPGAVESARQEEFLLGMAAREPD, from the coding sequence TTGCATTGTGAATCGGTGAGGCGCCCGCGCATATCTAAGGAATCTATCGAACCGGTGGACCATTTCTGGGCAATTCCGGGCAGGTTGGGCGGCGGTTCGCACCCCGCCCGGCGCGGGGAATTGGCTGAACGATTGGAGGTCCTGGCCGGGCTTGGTTTCGGTGCCGTGATAACCCTGACCGAAGAAGGCCTGGATGCGGCGGCGTTAAACGACGCCGGGCTGGACTGGTTGCACCTGCCGATCGTCGATTCGGGTGCTCCAACCAGGGACCAGATGAATCGCGCAACGAGGTTCGTTGAGGAGTCCAACCGCGCCGGGAAGGCGGTGTTCGCGCACTGTTTCGCCGGTTATGGACGCACAGGGGTAGTCGTTGCCGGCCTCATGATCGCCGGTGGCGAGGAACCCCGCGCGGCGATTGACAGAGTGCGCCGATTGCGGCCGGGCGCGGTTGAGTCCGCCCGCCAGGAAGAATTCCTGCTCGGAATGGCCGCCCGGGAACCGGATTGA
- a CDS encoding ABC transporter ATP-binding protein, which yields MASVTLDNVTKRFGEVVAVRNLSLEIEDQEFLVLVGPSGCGKSTTLRLIAGLEELSAGNIYIGDRVVNDVAPKDRDIAMVFQSYALYPHMSVYDNLAFGLRLRKTAKAEITRRVQEAAELLAIGELLDRKPKELSGGQRQRVALGRAIVREPKAFLMDEPLSNLDAKLRVQTRAELIRLHERLQTTVIYVTHDQTEAMTMGSRIAVLRDGVLQQCGSPQGVYDHPANMFVAGFIGSPSMNFFDAKVTGTADDLKIEAFEGQPLDVPPDRRQAYAPYIGQDVIFGVRPEDLWTPQFAPDRTTKDQLIKSTVDVFEPLGSEIYLYLVTDDNSYIARVDPRTTEHAGEEFNVVFDMNHMHLFDPMTQEVIGEEPAGIA from the coding sequence ATGGCAAGCGTCACACTTGACAACGTCACTAAGCGCTTCGGCGAAGTAGTGGCGGTCAGAAACCTGAGCCTTGAGATCGAGGACCAGGAGTTCCTGGTGCTGGTCGGCCCGTCGGGTTGTGGCAAGTCCACCACCCTGCGTCTTATCGCCGGCCTGGAAGAGCTCAGCGCTGGCAACATCTACATCGGCGACCGCGTGGTCAACGATGTCGCGCCGAAAGACCGCGACATTGCGATGGTGTTCCAGAGCTACGCGCTCTACCCGCACATGAGCGTTTACGACAACCTAGCCTTCGGGCTGCGCCTGCGCAAGACCGCCAAGGCGGAGATCACCCGCCGGGTCCAGGAAGCCGCTGAACTGCTGGCAATCGGTGAACTGCTCGACCGTAAGCCCAAGGAACTCTCCGGCGGGCAACGCCAGCGGGTGGCGCTGGGGCGCGCGATCGTGCGCGAACCCAAGGCCTTCCTCATGGACGAGCCGCTCTCCAACCTCGACGCCAAGCTGCGGGTACAGACCCGCGCCGAGCTGATCCGCCTGCACGAACGTCTTCAGACCACGGTCATTTACGTCACTCACGACCAGACCGAGGCCATGACCATGGGCAGCCGGATCGCAGTCCTGCGCGACGGCGTGCTGCAGCAATGCGGCAGCCCGCAAGGTGTCTACGACCACCCAGCCAACATGTTCGTGGCCGGGTTCATCGGCAGCCCCTCAATGAACTTCTTCGACGCCAAAGTCACCGGCACCGCCGACGACCTGAAGATCGAAGCGTTCGAAGGCCAGCCGCTTGATGTCCCGCCGGACCGACGCCAGGCCTACGCGCCCTACATCGGTCAGGACGTGATCTTCGGGGTCAGACCCGAGGACCTCTGGACGCCGCAGTTTGCCCCCGATAGAACGACCAAAGACCAGCTCATCAAGAGCACGGTCGACGTCTTCGAGCCGTTGGGATCGGAAATCTACCTGTATCTGGTCACCGACGACAACTCGTACATCGCCCGGGTGGACCCGCGGACGACCGAACACGCCGGTGAGGAATTCAATGTGGTATTCGACATGAACCACATGCACCTGTTCGACCCGATGACTCAGGAAGTCATCGGCGAGGAGCCGGCCGGGATCGCTTAG
- a CDS encoding sugar transferase, with translation MQQFKSDPVAEPERPTASPGVHLGGDRALCPSGLSDGPEQLADNCASPRSGPAGAVGPNRWQRRQWLTLALDAVAIAGAWFISHVARYDLGIGGTIGPGRYVELSQFLVVGLIFAAVMLVTMYSRGLYRRQVLGSWLDQVGRIVPAALLAEAAIIVASYLAREAFPPSSRLMFAYLGVSAVLLAALLRLIVHRWYVNRYRRGIGTERVIVAGRGVLAKMLMQQIRGNVGAGMVALGFLDHESGNNGDFGRFRRLGGLGEIESVLDQSSPDRVVVALPLEANAHSNELIAACRRRGIRATVVPDLLALQAGRVNTEAVAGIPLFTLTSNRIAGFNAFLKRSLDIFLAGTMLVLLSPLLALLALAIRIDSPGPALFGQQRIGRDRRPFRMLMFRSMVKDASNARYEMFPEARDKALFKPRHDPRVTRVGRVLRKTSLDELPQLLNVISGQMSLVGPRPQIPDEVSAYDEYAYNRLLALPGMTGLWQVSGRSNLGFEEMVMLDTYYVGHWSVGLDLKILLRTIPAVIKGEGAY, from the coding sequence TTGCAGCAATTCAAATCCGATCCAGTCGCTGAGCCGGAAAGGCCGACGGCGAGCCCGGGAGTTCACCTGGGCGGAGACCGCGCGCTGTGCCCGTCGGGCCTATCGGATGGCCCTGAGCAGCTAGCCGACAACTGCGCATCCCCGCGGTCCGGGCCCGCCGGCGCGGTCGGACCGAATCGCTGGCAGCGGCGTCAGTGGCTGACCCTGGCGCTCGACGCGGTGGCAATTGCGGGCGCCTGGTTCATCTCGCACGTCGCCCGTTACGACCTGGGAATCGGCGGAACCATCGGGCCGGGCCGATACGTCGAACTGAGCCAGTTCCTGGTCGTCGGGCTGATATTTGCGGCGGTCATGCTCGTGACCATGTATTCGCGGGGGCTCTACCGCCGCCAGGTGCTGGGATCCTGGCTCGACCAGGTCGGGCGGATCGTGCCGGCGGCGCTGTTGGCCGAAGCCGCCATAATCGTCGCCTCTTACCTGGCCCGCGAAGCCTTTCCGCCTTCTTCGCGGCTGATGTTCGCCTACCTGGGAGTCTCGGCGGTGCTTTTGGCCGCGCTGCTGCGATTGATCGTGCACCGCTGGTACGTGAATCGCTATCGCCGCGGCATTGGGACCGAGCGGGTGATCGTGGCCGGGCGCGGGGTCCTGGCCAAGATGCTCATGCAGCAGATTCGCGGCAACGTCGGCGCCGGTATGGTGGCGCTCGGATTCCTCGATCACGAGTCCGGCAACAACGGCGACTTCGGAAGGTTCCGACGCCTGGGCGGGCTGGGCGAAATTGAATCGGTCCTCGACCAATCGTCCCCCGACCGGGTTGTCGTGGCCTTGCCGCTGGAGGCCAACGCGCACTCCAACGAGCTGATCGCGGCCTGTCGGCGGCGCGGGATCAGGGCCACCGTGGTCCCCGATCTGCTGGCCCTGCAGGCCGGACGCGTCAATACCGAAGCCGTGGCCGGCATTCCGCTGTTTACCCTGACCAGCAACCGGATAGCGGGCTTTAACGCGTTCCTCAAGCGGTCCCTTGACATCTTCCTCGCGGGAACGATGCTGGTGCTGCTGTCACCTTTGCTCGCGTTACTGGCGCTGGCGATCCGAATCGATTCGCCCGGCCCGGCATTGTTCGGCCAGCAGCGAATAGGGCGCGATCGGCGGCCGTTCCGGATGCTCATGTTCCGGTCCATGGTCAAAGACGCCTCTAACGCTCGCTACGAGATGTTTCCCGAGGCGCGCGACAAGGCGCTCTTCAAGCCACGCCACGATCCGCGCGTCACGCGGGTCGGCAGAGTTTTGCGCAAGACCTCGCTGGACGAGCTGCCCCAACTGTTGAACGTGATCTCCGGGCAGATGAGCCTGGTAGGCCCCCGCCCGCAGATCCCCGACGAGGTCTCGGCCTACGATGAGTACGCATACAACCGCTTGCTGGCCCTGCCCGGCATGACCGGGCTCTGGCAGGTCAGC